A part of Verrucomicrobium sp. genomic DNA contains:
- a CDS encoding nucleotide exchange factor GrpE, with protein MKEEITGENPAYIVVSSALAKSWQEKATEAQDKAVRTLAEWDNSRKRMAREKEDAIRFANEGLLETLLPVVDNFELGMMAASQAQDAKAIAVGLQMVLGQIQNFLKDSGLEAIDAVGKPFDPHQHEAIGHEPSDQPEGTVISQRRKGYSLKGKLLRPALVVVSQGVPEKKGKKAEASAK; from the coding sequence ATGAAAGAAGAGATCACCGGAGAAAATCCCGCCTACATCGTCGTCTCCTCCGCCCTGGCCAAGTCCTGGCAGGAGAAGGCCACCGAGGCCCAGGACAAAGCCGTGCGCACCCTGGCCGAATGGGACAATTCCCGCAAACGGATGGCCCGGGAAAAGGAAGACGCCATCCGCTTCGCCAACGAGGGCCTCTTGGAAACCCTCCTGCCCGTGGTCGACAATTTCGAACTGGGCATGATGGCCGCCAGCCAAGCCCAGGACGCCAAGGCCATCGCCGTCGGCCTGCAGATGGTCCTCGGCCAGATCCAGAACTTCCTCAAGGACTCCGGCCTGGAGGCCATCGACGCCGTGGGCAAGCCCTTCGACCCCCACCAGCACGAGGCCATCGGCCACGAGCCCTCCGACCAGCCGGAAGGCACCGTCATTTCCCAGCGCCGCAAGGGCTACTCCCTGAAGGGCAAGCTCCTGCGCCCCGCCTTGGTCGTCGTCTCCCAAGGCGTTCCGGAAAAGAAGGGCAAGAAGGCCGAGGCTTCCGCGAAGTAA
- a CDS encoding SpoIIE family protein phosphatase, with protein sequence MIPWLIVAALFLSVLFLARRRAARDALQREELRAELLVLQEEKRVYFSFLHELGEAISEDLDQKLLLQVVLHCATNVTDAQSGALYMLDEEGKTLRLAALDGPFPPPLAVPPDAADDLARDRLRLGSFLRREPVPLESPAPLAAAARSGKAELIRSAAKDPRFPFFEQEPLQAHSYLAVPLEYRGEILGVIAAANRRDGHAFTEADLNILRTVAQQAAYSLHVARLSMQLAEKRKLDSDLETAREIQRILLPEASPQLDPFSAAALNLPAQQVSGDYYDFVPVGGGRWGLVIADVSGKGIPASLIMAMCRSMLRSIAPQSASPAQILRELNRQIFPDIREDMFITMTYLVLDPAAGTVRLARAGHEPPLLHRHATGKIEAVSAPGLALGIDPGEVFDQMIDDVEIRLDPLDTLVLYTDGLTETPNAQGRQFGQENLRAALKESGSQSVDFLVKDLVDRVRQFGQDGSQADDITLLALQRLDPGQKNA encoded by the coding sequence ATGATTCCCTGGCTGATCGTCGCCGCCCTTTTCCTTTCCGTCCTCTTCCTGGCCCGCCGCCGGGCCGCCCGGGACGCCCTCCAGCGGGAGGAGCTGCGGGCGGAGCTCCTGGTCCTCCAGGAGGAAAAACGGGTCTACTTCAGTTTCCTCCATGAACTGGGGGAGGCGATCAGCGAGGACCTCGACCAAAAGCTCCTCCTCCAGGTCGTCCTCCACTGCGCCACCAACGTGACCGACGCGCAGAGCGGCGCCCTCTACATGCTCGACGAGGAAGGGAAGACCCTCCGCCTGGCCGCCTTGGACGGCCCCTTCCCCCCTCCCCTGGCCGTGCCGCCGGACGCCGCCGACGACCTGGCCCGCGACCGCCTGCGCCTGGGCTCCTTCCTGCGCCGGGAGCCGGTCCCCCTGGAAAGCCCCGCCCCGCTGGCCGCCGCCGCCCGCAGCGGCAAGGCGGAGCTGATCCGCAGCGCGGCGAAGGACCCGCGCTTTCCCTTCTTCGAGCAGGAGCCCCTGCAGGCCCACTCCTACCTGGCCGTGCCGCTCGAATACCGGGGGGAGATCCTGGGCGTCATCGCCGCCGCCAACCGCCGGGACGGCCACGCCTTCACGGAGGCCGACCTGAACATCCTGCGCACGGTGGCCCAGCAGGCGGCCTACTCCCTCCACGTCGCCCGGCTCTCCATGCAGCTGGCGGAGAAGCGCAAGCTCGACTCCGACCTGGAGACGGCCCGGGAGATCCAACGCATCCTCCTGCCGGAAGCCTCCCCGCAGCTCGACCCCTTCAGCGCCGCCGCGCTGAATCTCCCCGCCCAGCAGGTCAGCGGGGACTACTACGACTTCGTCCCCGTGGGCGGCGGCCGCTGGGGCCTGGTCATCGCCGACGTCTCCGGCAAGGGGATCCCCGCCTCCCTCATCATGGCCATGTGCCGCAGCATGCTGCGGAGCATCGCGCCGCAGTCGGCCTCCCCGGCCCAGATCCTGCGCGAGCTCAACCGCCAGATCTTCCCCGACATCCGCGAGGACATGTTCATCACCATGACCTACCTGGTCCTGGACCCCGCCGCCGGGACCGTCCGCCTGGCCCGCGCCGGGCACGAGCCGCCCCTCCTCCACCGCCACGCCACCGGGAAAATCGAGGCGGTCAGCGCCCCCGGCCTGGCCCTGGGGATCGACCCGGGAGAAGTCTTCGACCAGATGATCGACGACGTCGAAATCCGCCTCGATCCCCTCGACACCCTCGTCCTCTACACCGACGGCCTCACGGAAACCCCCAACGCCCAGGGCCGCCAATTCGGCCAGGAGAACCTGCGGGCCGCCCTGAAGGAGTCCGGCTCCCAGAGCGTCGACTTCCTGGTGAAGGACCTGGTGGATCGGGTCCGGCAGTTCGGCCAGGACGGCTCCCAGGCGGACGACATCACCCTTTTGGCCCTCCAACGGCTGGACCCCGGGCAAAAAAACGCATAA
- the dnaJ gene encoding molecular chaperone DnaJ — translation MASTKRDYYEVLMVERTVTTEELKKAYRKLAVKYHPDKNKGDKEAEEKFKELGEAYEALNDPQKRAAYDRFGHAAFDARGGGGGAGGFHDPFDIFREVFGGGGGAGGGIFGSMFEEAFGGGGGRGQRGRGADLRYDLELTFEEAARGCEKEITFHKLDTCPHCTGSGAEPGTKVVTCPTCAGQGQVGVSRGFFTVAQTCPRCQGNGRVIEKPCHRCRGEGRIRHKASVRVKIPAGVDNGARLRSSGHGEGGFQGGEAGDLYVVLHVAEHEIFKREGSDLFCDVPVSFARAALGGEVSVPTLDGTPASIKVTPGSQNGRMFRVKGKGLPDVRGRGHGDMHARILIEVPTHLTAEQRAKLQEFAEICDEKTHPQQESFFKKAKDFFTAP, via the coding sequence ATGGCCTCCACCAAGCGCGACTACTACGAGGTGCTGATGGTCGAACGGACCGTCACCACCGAGGAACTCAAAAAGGCCTACCGCAAGCTGGCCGTCAAATACCACCCGGACAAGAACAAGGGGGACAAGGAGGCCGAGGAAAAGTTCAAGGAACTGGGCGAGGCCTACGAGGCCCTCAACGATCCCCAGAAGCGCGCCGCCTACGACCGCTTCGGCCACGCCGCCTTTGACGCGCGCGGCGGCGGGGGCGGGGCGGGAGGTTTCCACGACCCCTTCGACATCTTCCGCGAGGTCTTCGGCGGCGGCGGGGGAGCCGGAGGCGGCATCTTCGGCAGCATGTTCGAGGAAGCCTTCGGGGGCGGCGGCGGGCGGGGCCAGCGCGGCCGCGGCGCCGACCTCCGCTACGACCTGGAGCTGACCTTCGAGGAAGCCGCGCGCGGCTGCGAGAAGGAGATCACCTTCCACAAGCTCGACACCTGCCCCCACTGCACCGGCAGCGGCGCGGAGCCGGGCACCAAGGTCGTCACCTGCCCCACCTGCGCGGGCCAGGGCCAGGTCGGCGTCAGCCGCGGTTTCTTCACCGTGGCCCAGACCTGTCCCCGCTGCCAGGGCAACGGCCGCGTCATCGAAAAACCCTGCCACCGCTGCCGCGGAGAGGGCCGCATCCGCCACAAGGCCAGCGTCCGGGTCAAGATTCCCGCGGGCGTCGACAACGGCGCGCGGCTCCGCTCCTCCGGCCACGGGGAAGGAGGCTTCCAGGGCGGCGAGGCCGGGGACCTCTACGTCGTCCTCCACGTCGCCGAGCATGAGATCTTCAAGCGGGAGGGGAGCGACCTCTTCTGCGACGTCCCCGTCAGCTTCGCCCGCGCGGCGCTGGGCGGGGAGGTCAGCGTCCCCACCCTGGACGGCACCCCTGCCAGCATCAAAGTCACCCCCGGCAGCCAGAACGGCCGCATGTTCCGCGTGAAGGGCAAGGGCCTGCCGGACGTCCGCGGCCGCGGCCACGGCGACATGCACGCCCGCATCCTCATCGAGGTGCCCACCCACCTCACCGCCGAACAGCGGGCCAAGCTCCAGGAATTCGCCGAGATCTGCGACGAGAAGACCCACCCTCAACAGGAAAGCTTCTTCAAGAAGGCGAAGGACTTCTTCACCGCGCCATGA
- a CDS encoding DUF4019 domain-containing protein, with protein sequence MTSIRKTFLLLAFLLASLAGTARAADETAAAEAAMQPWLQKIDNHLYDRSWQDAAPSFQKAVTEKDWANALQTARAPYGKCLGRRIASASRQTVVASPTGAQQGDFVLAQFHTSFERLPRAIETVTFEKVGDAWKASGYYIKPGP encoded by the coding sequence ATGACCTCCATTCGGAAAACCTTCCTCCTCCTGGCCTTCCTCCTCGCCTCCCTGGCCGGCACGGCGCGGGCCGCCGACGAAACGGCCGCCGCCGAGGCCGCCATGCAGCCCTGGCTGCAAAAAATCGACAACCACCTCTACGACCGCAGCTGGCAGGACGCCGCGCCTTCCTTCCAAAAGGCGGTCACGGAAAAGGATTGGGCGAACGCCCTGCAGACCGCCCGCGCGCCCTACGGGAAATGCCTGGGCCGCCGGATCGCCTCCGCCTCCCGGCAAACCGTCGTGGCCAGCCCCACCGGGGCGCAGCAGGGGGACTTCGTCCTCGCGCAATTTCACACCTCCTTCGAGCGGCTCCCCCGCGCGATCGAGACCGTCACGTTCGAGAAAGTCGGCGACGCCTGGAAGGCCTCCGGCTACTACATCAAGCCCGGGCCCTAA
- a CDS encoding M23 family metallopeptidase: MRARLFSCLFLAAWCGAVWLFLDWAAQPSQAPVDDWGRRLDWNVFFTRYLLPEMPVAERFDFPLRPPDGEGAFVAKPFAFHGHAGEDWNTAPGNGDLGEPVRSPADGRVVLALDFQGGWGKVVLVDYRLPDGSDPAAVEMMFAQLSETAVQPGQLVKRGEVLGKVGNADGAYAAHLHWEVRRVIGLGLGGAYADDLSPWLNPSAFVAARHGGPSRVKLLPASQWEKWGDD; encoded by the coding sequence ATGAGGGCGCGGCTCTTCTCCTGCCTCTTCCTGGCGGCGTGGTGCGGCGCCGTCTGGCTCTTCCTGGACTGGGCCGCGCAGCCTTCCCAGGCTCCCGTGGACGATTGGGGGCGGCGGCTCGATTGGAACGTCTTCTTCACCCGCTACCTCCTGCCGGAGATGCCGGTGGCGGAGCGGTTCGATTTTCCCCTGCGTCCGCCGGACGGGGAGGGGGCCTTTGTCGCCAAGCCCTTCGCCTTCCACGGCCACGCCGGGGAGGACTGGAACACCGCGCCGGGCAACGGCGACCTGGGCGAGCCGGTCCGCTCCCCCGCTGACGGCCGCGTCGTCCTGGCCCTCGACTTCCAGGGGGGATGGGGAAAGGTCGTGTTGGTCGATTACCGGCTGCCGGACGGGTCCGATCCGGCGGCGGTGGAAATGATGTTCGCGCAATTGAGCGAGACCGCCGTGCAGCCGGGCCAGCTGGTGAAGCGGGGCGAGGTCCTGGGCAAGGTGGGCAACGCCGACGGGGCTTACGCCGCACACCTTCACTGGGAAGTGCGGCGGGTGATCGGGCTGGGCTTGGGCGGCGCCTACGCGGACGATCTAAGTCCCTGGCTCAATCCCAGCGCCTTCGTCGCCGCGCGGCACGGCGGCCCGTCCCGAGTCAAACTGCTTCCCGCCTCCCAATGGGAGAAGTGGGGGGACGATTAG